A section of the Hevea brasiliensis isolate MT/VB/25A 57/8 chromosome 17, ASM3005281v1, whole genome shotgun sequence genome encodes:
- the LOC110637831 gene encoding S-adenosylmethionine decarboxylase proenzyme, which yields MAIESPPPPSPIGFEGFEKRLEITFSEAPIFNDPAGKGLRALTLSQLNSILEPACCTIVAQLSNNEFDSYVLSESSMFIFPLKIVLKTCGTTKLLLSIEPILKLAESLSLDVSDVKYSRGSFIFPNYQPAPHRSFSEEVTALNGFFSCLKPKAYVLLGDPASPNRNWHIYSASSRKSVEDRTDMITFEMCMTGLDKKKAAVFFKRSADADYSAKEMTRNSGISEIIPSHAICDFDFDPCGYSMNGIEGSGFSTVHVTPEDGFSYASYEAMGFDASEVNLNSLASRVLKCFEPNEFSIAVTCHGSGVQRCTMECGDVDGYWCRSVVEQELAARGGGGGGGWVVYRSYEKKEKEHHVVASPAKVSMQCWKEVDEEEEVMLVMACL from the coding sequence ATGGCCATTGAATCACCACCACCTCCTTCCCCAATTGGATTCGAAGGCTTTGAAAAGCGCCTTGAAATCACCTTCTCTGAAGCACCCATTTTCAATGACCCTGCTGGGAAAGGCCTACGTGCCTTGACTCTGTCCCAACTGAACTCAATCCTCGAGCCAGCTTGTTGCACCATTGTAGCTCAGCTTTCCAATAATGAGTTTGACTCCTACGTCCTCTCCGAGTCAAGTATGTTCATTTTCCCTTTGAAAATAGTACTCAAAACTTGTGGGACTACAAAGCTACTTTTATCCATCGAACCGATTCTGAAACTCGCTGAATCCCTTTCACTTGATGTATCTGACGTTAAATACTCTCGAGGCAGCTTCATTTTCCCTAATTACCAACCTGCCCCTCACCGGAGCTTCTCCGAAGAGGTTACTGCTTTGAACGGGTTCTTCAGCTGTTTAAAACCCAAGGCCTATGTTCTCCTTGGCGATCCCGCCTCGCCAAATCGCAACTGGCACATTTACTCGGCATCATCAAGGAAATCAGTGGAGGATCGGACGGATATGATCACTTTTGAGATGTGCATGACTGGCTTGGACAAGAAAAAAGCGGCCGTGTTTTTCAAGAGATCGGCGGATGCGGATTATTCGGCTAAGGAAATGACCAGAAATTCCGGGATATCTGAAATTATACCGAGTCACGCAATATGCGACTTTGACTTTGACCCATGTGGGTACTCAATGAATGGGATTGAAGGTTCAGGATTCTCAACAGTGCACGTGACCCCAGAGGATGGTTTCAGTTACGCTAGCTACGAGGCGATGGGATTCGACGCTAGCGAGGTTAACTTGAACTCACTAGCCAGCAGGGTGCTCAAGTGTTTTGAACCAAACGAGTTTTCTATTGCGGTCACGTGCCATGGTAGTGGGGTCCAGAGGTGTACTATGGAGTGCGGTGACGTGGATGGGTACTGGTGTCGTAGTGTTGTGGAGCAGGAGTTGGCTGccagaggtggaggtggaggtggtgggtGGGTGGTATATAGGAGTtatgagaagaaagaaaaagagcatCATGTAGTGGCAAGTCCTGCTAAGGTGTCGATGCAGTGCTGGAAGGAGGTGGACGAGGAGGAGGAGGTGATGCTGGTGATGGCTTGTCTATGA